In Mycteria americana isolate JAX WOST 10 ecotype Jacksonville Zoo and Gardens chromosome 17, USCA_MyAme_1.0, whole genome shotgun sequence, the sequence AGCTGCCCCAGGGCTCGGCTGCGAGCCAGGGACGTGCCGGTGCTTTGGaagcagctgctgcacagtggcCCATagcagagggcagagagagccGCTGCTCCCAGAGAAAGGAACTTCAGGGGCCAGCACTGGGCCAGtggggctgtgcctgcacagAAAGCCGCAgcgtgtgcacgcacacgcgcCCTCCACTGCACACAtgcgtgcacatgtgtgtgcacccGCCAGCCTGCGTGCACAGCTCACACCCTGGGGAACCGCGCTGCCCCAGGAGCATCCtcttggctgcttctgctgcaaatTTCTGCCTCTCCCGGCTGGAGAGTTGCCATCACGGTGACCCTGGGGTCCATCCGGTGCAGGCAGTGGGTGCTCCCCACCAGTGCCATTTGCCGGTGCTGCCAAGTGCGCACTGGGCCCCGGGGCAGTCCCTGCATGCAGCTGGGGATGGTGCAGAGAGGCCACGAGCATGGCAGGGCCCGTGGGTGCATCTGCCTCACCGGAGAGGGGTGGGGAGGACCCCAGCACTGCCCgtgtccctgcccagctccctccaccTGGGCCAGGCTGGCCGTTCCTCTCCCCGGTATACCACATCACTCGGGGAGGAACGGGACATCCAGCGGGTATTTAAGAGCCCTTGGGGTGGCTGGGGACCGCTTGCCAAGGTGGGGAGGGTACCCCACGGTGCCTACCCACGTGCGGTGGGACCAGAGACTGGTCAGGGAGGGGACACAACCGCATCAGAGCTGAGAGCCAGGTCAGAGGAGGTGTCGGCCAGGAGGAAGCCCTTCCTCTGGTATCTCCCAGAGGACCACGGACCGAGCGGGGCCAGGGCGCAGCGTCCCGGCTGGTGTGCAGCCCCAACCCTGCCCGCAGCGACGTGCCCCCCGAGACACTGGCTCGCCGTTCATTCCAATATAATCTTTATTGGGGAGACTGATGGGAGTTAGAACAAGGCTGGGTATAAAACATGATAATCGTCACAACCAGCAGCGGGAGGCATTGGCAGAGCAACACAGAAACGGTATCGGCCCGCGTTTTCTGCCGGCAGCAGAGTGGTAcccggggctgcgctggctggTGGCATCACCTGCTCCCttggggcgggcgggggggacggTTCGGCCCCTCCCCTGGATGGACGCTGGGCTTCGGCCAGCGCCGGGGGCTGCTCTTTCCTCCAGGGtgcggggctctgcggggcccCTCTGGCTCGCCCAGGCCCGGTGCCCTGGGACCGGGTGACGTGTGCCCCTggcgctgcggccgtgccggggTCGTGGTGCTCAGCCCCGTGGGAGCACCCGCAAATTATggctttttcttgatttttttttaggtttttttttttgcttttttggcagCAAACTTACCCCTCCAGGTGCCCTGGCGAAAGCAAGACCGTGCACagggggctgctgccctgccagcccctccgcACAGGGGTCAGAGTAGAGGTGCTGCTCCGGGGAAGGGACCGTGTGCAGGAGCCAGACCTCTGCCCCCCTGCCCAGCCAAATCCCCTCACTGGAGCCGGCAATTTGGGGTACCGGACCCCGTGCCACCCCTCTGAGCCATCCCATGGGCACCGGTGCGGGGCCCCGCGTGGAGTTGCAGAGAATGGGCACAGCTCAATGCCTTTGTGAACGTGTAGTGGCCTGGGACGGGGCagctggggatggatggggaaaaaacaagaatCCTCCAAAACGAGGATAAAGTGGAGCTTTCCTCAAGGGCCTGCGGAGGAAATGGACCGTGTGTCTGCTCGCAACCGAGGGGCCGGTGCGGCGGCTTGGCGTGGCTACAACAACTCGGGCGCATGGCAGCTTGGCCGCTGAGATGAAAGCTTTGGCAAATAACTTACAGAGAaggagggtggggggcagccggggaccTGTCCTCGCCTCCTGTGCCAGGAGGGCGACCCAGCGCGGCACTGTGCACCTCCAGGGCTCCTCGTGCCGCCGCCAGCGGCCATGGGGTGATGGGGAGGGTGTTGCTCTGGCCGGGACCCAGCATCCACTCTCAGGAGCCgcggggagagaggagggagaaggcgCCTGGGGAAGGAGCGCGGCAGGATGCACAGCGGGGGCACCCGCCGCAGGATGGGGGGAGCCGGAACCCCTGGATGTGCTGGTGGACATGCTCCCCATCCCAGCGTCCCTctccctgggcaccactgggacGTAGTGGGCTGCCGCCAGGTCCCAGCGTCCCCATTGCCCTCCGCCGGCACCGGTGAGGACGTGGGTCCCACGTCCTTGGCTGGAGCAAGGATCGGAGCATCCCCGGACTGTGCCACGGGCAAAGAAGGGACTGGGGACCGGCCGCGCTGCTGCGTCGTCCTCTCCCACCTGccggctgccccgctgccgggagGTGCGGGCAGGGACGCGGGGCTCACATGATGGTGCAGGAAGACAGCGGGTTTCGGATGTGGCAGGTGCAGGCAGCCCCACAGTACTGGCGAAAGGTCTGGTAGCAGCTGCGGTCGGTGTCGCTGCTCCACTGGACGGGGTTGGCAGCCAGGGCCTCGGCCGGCAGTCTGTTGAGGATACTGGTGTTGACGGCCAGCGCTGCCAGCCCGTAGTCGGTGAAGAGGACAGTCTCCCGTTTGCAGGTGGGGCAGGAGATGAACTTGTACTTGGGGCAGGACTCGTAGAGGATCTGCAGGCACTCCTCGCACACCgagtgcaggcaggagaggatgcGGGGCCGCTTGTTGGTGAAGTTGTACATGTGGCCGCAGGTGGGGCACTCGAGGGGCTCGCAGGGCGTCGAGGGGTGCAGCACGTACTGGTTGACGATCACCTCGTCTGACGGCGGCTGTCGGTGGTAGCAGACCTCCGAGCTGCCCTTCCGCTGGCTCTGGTACCCGCGCTCTCGCCGCGGCAGGGGGGGAGtccggggcagcggcagggggccgggggtggcATCCAAGGCGGGGATGTCGCCGCACGCCTGGTTGACGATGATCTCGGACTCGGAGGGCCACGCGCGCTTGGCCACGAGGGGTGGCTCGCGGCGTGGGGCCGGCGCGTAGCGCGGTTGTGAGGCCTGCAGCTCTGAAAACTTCTCCGGGTGGATGATTTTCATCGCCTCCATTTTAAGGATGACCTGTTGCCCTTTCAGACACGACATGAGTATCGTTTTCACATTACTGTCCACTGCTCTGGGGTCTCCGAGGGACGCCTGCATGAGGCTAAAACATGCCGGCAGCCTGCTGAGCTTTCAACCTCGGTCTGGCCGCGGAGCAGGAGCAcggggagcagctgctggtgcGGGAGAGCATCCTGGGGAGACGGGGCAGCGCCAGCGAGCCCCGCGCCCCTCTTCTCCGGCCAGCCCCGAGGGTGCTGGGCGcgaggctggggtgggcaggggaaggcagggctcACAGCAGCATCCTGCCTTGGAGGATGCTCTCGGGCGGGTGATCAAAGCATCGGCTCCCCGCAGCGCCTTGCTGGGACGTTAACGTGACATTGGCCGTCACTCGGCAGCCCCTCCTTCGCCTTCGCTGGCACTTCCCGCACCGGATCAGCTGCAGTCAAGAATGGTAAATTGGGGATTGTGGCACAGGGCGCTGCCTGGGGCAAGTGAGTCCAGGGGGGATCTCACAGGAAccgggggcagcccctgcctcgcCCCAGCCCCCACCTCTGCCCGGCCTTTATTCCTGTTTACGCGCCGTGGGATCCTCGTGGCGCTGAAGAATGTGTTTGCAAATTCCTTTGCTCTGACTTCCCGGCTCTCCTACTTGCCTTCACTGGCAGCTCCCGCAGAGCAGGGGCTCAGGGAGAATCCCGCGCCGGAGGGCAGCTCACCTTGGCTGGTGCCGGGGCTGCCACACGCCTTGTCCCCTCCGTCCGTGGCACCTCTGTCCCCAGCTCAGCTTTGTGCTCGCTGGAAATGAAAAGCGAGAGGGGGTTGGATCCAAGGCTCTTCAGGGATCTACCGGCTGCCAGCGCTCCCTCGGGATGCGTGCCCGCCTGCATCCTGGCAATTTGGCAATTGAGCCTTGCAGGTCCTGTCCATCCGCCCTCGTGTTTGGGCCGGCGGAAGTGGGAGCAGGTATTTCCCCCAAGGCATCTCCTTGGCGGCCCTGAGCGTGGGGTCCTGGGTCCCCCCTCTGCCCTGGGGGCCGGGAGGGCAGGTCCCCCTGCGCCCCGCTGGGATGCAGGGCCCCTCCCGGGGGGGCTCCCCCACCGACCTGCCTCTGCTCAGGGTTTTCTCTCACGTTTAGCCCCTCCTCTGCTCGGTGGATCTATTTTTACCTCCATCGCTTGCTCCTGATCTGTCCCTGCTATTATCCCTCCCTCCAgcttcctctcccccttcccagctccctgcccttgTCCCGGGGCTGCTGGAGAAGACACGCCACGTTTGGGGGCAGGAGAtgggggcaggcagccagccagtGGCCATTTTCTCCCTCAGCAGCCCCGGCGACAGCCTGTCTCTCCTCCGAGAAGGGCGAAGGCGCTCTCCTCCATCACGCTGCAAATCCTGTTAAGAGGGATGCCTGCTCCTGCCGAGCCCTGCCAGGCCTGACGGAGGGGGCCCGAGGGGGCCATCTGgttgcagcagcagcccttgggGATGGCGAGAGGCCGTGGGGAGTTCAGCCCTGGATGCCCGAGAGCCGTGGGGGGCTGGATCCCTGCCCGACCCCAGTGGGGATGTCCCCGGGGGCCATGCCCTGGCAGCACTGGGTTCCTGCAAGCATCCTGCGATGactgccctggggagggaggcCTCGCGTCCCGCATCCCCCACCGCGGGCCCACATCCTGCCCCCCACGTCCTGCACCCCGCACCCCACAAGCAGCGTATATCCCCCCCCGCGCACAGCGGCAGCCCCAGGGGCCCTCTGCCCGCAAGTCTTGCGCAGACACTCACCCGCAGCACGCCAACGGGCACGGCGATCCGTGCGGTCAGGCAGCCGCCGCACACAGCCACCGCGTTTCCGCGCTCGCGCCGTCACACCCCTTCATGCACCGCCCTGGCGCAGCACCCCGCCGTACCCCGCATCCCCATCACCCCTGGGGCGACACAgccctccccagcatccccccccgaCACACAGCATCCACCCCCGCTGACCTCCCGCCGcaacccccggccccgcgccccccggccccgcgtcgCGCTGGCAGCCAGCGGTGCACACACACCCGCACGCACACCCGGACACACACCcgggcacacacacacccacacccggGCACACACACACCcgggcacacacacacccacacccggGCACACACACACCcgggcacacacacacccacacccggGCACACACACACCcgggcacacacacacccacacccggGCACACACACACCCGGGCACACACacccccgcacacacacacacccgggcacacacacacacacacacacacacaaccacacGTCCTCACGCCCGCGCCTGCGCGCCCGCAGGGTGATGCCCCGGGCAGCCCGGCCACAAGGACGCGGTCGCTGCCAGCCGTTACCTGCATCGGCCCGCCGCGCCTCGGACGGGGGGTCCCGGTGCGGCCGAGTCCCCAGTGTAGCCTCCAGACCCCCGCTCCGTCCCCGGCAGAGGTGTAGAGGCCCAGGCGGCTAAAGGTTATCTGAAAGGCGCTGGATGCAGGCGCTGCCCGTGCGAAGTGCCGGCTCCCCGAGGATgccggccgccggccgggccgtgGCTGCCGGCCCCGCTTCCCACggctccgccgcctcctccggcAGCTtccccggcggcgcggggagggtgACCGGGCACAaaggcggggccggcggcgccgggcTCCCGCCGGCTCCTCTGCCTCCGGATGCTCCGCGGGGACCGGCGGCCGGGGGCAGGCGGCAGGTagcgccgccgccggggaggcACCTtccgcccgccccgcggctccGCTCTCCCTCCCCCGGCTCCTCCGCCGCCTCCTGCGGCCGCGGAGCCCCCGCTCCGCGCGGGGCTGATGCAACACTCCCCGGCCGACGGCgcagcccggggggctgcggctcgggcggcccctctccccctcgGCAGgtgcggccgggcgggcgggctccCTCCCGCCGtcccgcggggctcggcggcgcgGGCGCTGCCTGCGCGCTCCCGCTCCGCTGCCGCCCGGCGCCCGCAGTGCCGCCGCAGTGGTGCAGCCGGCTCACATTTCTCTCGCTCAGCAGCGCCGGGGCCCGCCGGCCGCAGCGCCCGGCGCCCGCACACCCCCGCCCCGCACGgccgcctcgcccgccgccccgccggggccctgccccgccgccgccccgccgcggccccgctccctgcccggcccggcccggcccggcccgccgccgccgccgccccgctcccttctcccaccccctgcccccggcCGGGTCCCTGCGGGCTGTTTCGGAGGGGCCTGCAGTGACTCAGCATCCGCCGCTGGAAAT encodes:
- the RNF208 gene encoding RING finger protein 208; protein product: MQASLGDPRAVDSNVKTILMSCLKGQQVILKMEAMKIIHPEKFSELQASQPRYAPAPRREPPLVAKRAWPSESEIIVNQACGDIPALDATPGPLPLPRTPPLPRRERGYQSQRKGSSEVCYHRQPPSDEVIVNQYVLHPSTPCEPLECPTCGHMYNFTNKRPRILSCLHSVCEECLQILYESCPKYKFISCPTCKRETVLFTDYGLAALAVNTSILNRLPAEALAANPVQWSSDTDRSCYQTFRQYCGAACTCHIRNPLSSCTIM